Proteins found in one Quercus robur chromosome 2, dhQueRobu3.1, whole genome shotgun sequence genomic segment:
- the LOC126713120 gene encoding UDP-glycosyltransferase 88F3-like has product MQDTIVLFPAPGMGHMISMVELGKLILHHYHHKFSITILLTTGSFQNTPSVTSYIQRISQSNSSISFYCLPSVSVDTTPTRSRAAMAFEFNRLSTAHVPHALQQISHTSTLRALIIDLFCTSALPIAKQLNLPVYYFYTSGAYALASFLYFPKIHEQITKSFKDLKTTELLFPGMSPLKATHMPEPTLDRDDPAYWDWVYFCSQLPKSNGIIANTFEDLEPKAIKTIADGVCVPDEPTPPVYYIGPLIAEAEERAGEDGNEVGDENECLSWLDRQPSRSVVFLCFGSRGSFTVAQVRDIANGLERSGQRFLWVVKKPPQDEKTKQIEQYTSEFNLDSVLPEGFLERTKDRGMVVKSWAPQMAVLRKESVGGFVTHCGWNSVLEAVVAGVLMVAWPLYAEQHLNRNVLVKDMKMAIGVEQREDDGFVRGDEVERRVRELMESEEGRELRKRSWEMREMALAALGEFGSSTRALVKFVEALG; this is encoded by the coding sequence ATGCAAGACACGATAGTCCTATTCCCAGCTCCAGGCATGGGCCACATGATCTCAATGGTTGAGCTAGGCAAGCTCATCCTCCACCACTACCATCATAAGTTCTCCATCACCATCCTCCTCACCACAGGCTCCTTCCAGAACACCCCAAGTGTCACCTCTTACATCCAACGTATCTCCCAATCCAACTCCTCCATCTCCTTTTACTGCTTACCCTCTGTCTCTGTTGACACAACCCCAACTCGAAGCCGTGCAGCCATGGCCTTCGAGTTCAACCGCCTCAGTACTGCCCATGTCCCCCATGCACTCCAACAGATCTCCCACACATCCACTCTTAGGGCTCTTATCATTGACCTTTTTTGCACCTCAGCTCTTCCTATAGCCAAACAACTCAACCTTCCTGTTTATTATTTCTACACTTCTGGTGCTTATGCTCTCGCTTCTTTCTTATACTTTCCCAAGATCCATGAGCAAATAACAAAAAGCTTTAAGGACCTTAAAACCACTGAGCTTCTCTTCCCCGGAATGTCACCATTGAAAGCCACCCACATGCCTGAACCAACCCTCGATCGAGACGATCCAGCTTACTGGGATTGGGTCTACTTCTGTTCACAGCTTCCAAAATCAAATGGGATTATAGCAAACACGTTTGAGGACCTGGAGCCAAAAGCCATAAAGACCATTGCTGATGGTGTATGTGTCCCTGATGAGCCAACTCCACCTGTTTACTATATAGGTCCTTTAATTGCTGAAGCAGAAGAACGAGCAGGTGAAGATGGAAATGAAGTTGGTGATGAGAATGAGTGTTTGTCATGGCTTGACAGGCAACCAAGTAGAAGtgttgtgttcttgtgttttggTAGCCGGGGATCTTTCACAGTGGCACAAGTTAGAGACATAGCTAATGGCTTGGAAAGGAGTGGACAAAGGTTCTTGTGGGTGGTGAAAAAGCCACCACAAGATGAGAAAACTAAGCAAATTGAGCAGTATACATCGGAGTTTAATTTGGATAGTGTGTTGCCAGAGGGGTTCTTAGAAAGAACAAAAGATAGGGGCATGGTGGTGAAGTCATGGGCACCCCAAATGGCGGTGCTAAGAAAGGAATCCGTTGGCGGGTTTGTGACACATTGTGGGTGGAATTCGGTGTTGGAGGCAGTGGTTGCCGGAGTGCTGATGGTGGCGTGGCCACTCTATGCTGAGCAGCATCTGAATAGAAATGTTTTGGTGAAGGATATGAAGATGGCTATTGGCGTTGAGCAGAGAGAGGATGATGGGTTTGTGAGAGGGGATGAGGTTGAGAGAAGGGTTAGAGAGTTGATGGAGTCGGAAGAAGGGAGAGAACTCAGGAAAAGGAGCTGGGAGATGAGAGAAATGGCTTTGGCTGCTTTAGGAGAATTTGGTTCGTCTACCAGAGCCTTGGTTAAGTTCGTTGAGGCACTTGGGTAG